Proteins encoded within one genomic window of Lactococcus garvieae:
- a CDS encoding TetR/AcrR family transcriptional regulator: protein MPKATYLKLPESKKQRIYAVCKKEFSDKPFHQATVRDIVQALEIPRGSFYQYFEDLTDCYMYVLSQETKELHNLFIDLIQKLPLMEALEEYKHLLLKELVHNENYSLYKYRFLDWNYELSLAWKKYNHQTFVTKEPVSPMISVFKSVVHDLVYRLFAEEWDDNEFITHYDNEIAIIMNGVSMSHIHH, encoded by the coding sequence GTGCCTAAAGCTACATATCTCAAACTTCCAGAATCAAAAAAGCAACGCATTTACGCAGTTTGTAAAAAAGAATTTTCTGATAAACCTTTTCATCAAGCAACGGTCAGGGACATCGTGCAAGCTTTGGAAATTCCGCGTGGCAGTTTTTATCAGTATTTTGAAGATTTAACGGACTGTTACATGTATGTCCTGTCTCAAGAGACGAAGGAGCTTCATAATCTTTTTATAGATTTGATTCAGAAACTTCCATTAATGGAAGCTTTGGAAGAATACAAACACTTATTGTTAAAAGAGTTGGTACATAATGAAAATTATTCCCTTTATAAGTACAGATTTTTAGACTGGAACTATGAGTTAAGCTTGGCTTGGAAAAAGTATAACCATCAAACATTTGTGACAAAAGAACCTGTCTCACCCATGATTTCTGTTTTCAAATCAGTGGTTCATGACCTTGTCTACAGATTGTTTGCTGAGGAATGGGATGACAATGAGTTTATTACACATTACGACAATGAAATCGCAATTATTATGAATGGCGTTTCAATGAGCCATATTCATCACTAA